The segment ctgcctctcctcccagcccatggcgGCAGCAGCGGaggctccgcccggcccggcccgcgcgGCCGCCGTAGCTCCGCGCGCTCCCGGCGGCCCCTGCGGCGGCGGGACCGGGTTCGAACGGCGCCGGGTGCGGCCCGGCCGCCGGCCTGCCTCCCTCCGGCCCTCCGGCCCTCCGGCCTGCCTCCCTCCGGCCTGCCTCCCTCCGGCCTGCCTCCCCCCTGGCCCTCCGTCCGTCCCTCCCTCGCGGAAGCGCCCGGGGcccgccggtgccggcccggaCGCCGTGAGGGCCAGGGGCGGTTGATTGCCGAGAGGCCGTCCCAATATTCTGTCTGCGGCTCCTGGGGCGGGTTCTCCCTTTGTTGCTCACGTGGCTTTTGCGAGTCTGAAATAACGGTTTATTGTTCTCGCATTCAAAGCTGTGATCACAAGCAAGGGATAATAGCGGGATTTGCTCTCGAGCCGATGAGATGGTACCAAGCAAGACAGCGGTGGCTCGTGATGCGTTTGACTTCACCACCCAGCGAAACCGGAATGAAGCTAAAGCTTTACAAACACAGGTACCATTTGCCGTCTGTAGCGATACTGAATTGGTTTTCTTTGTGATTGTAAAAAAAGATGATTCTGACCCACTTCATGAGACAACCCAGCAGGGAGTGTCATACTGGCTTTCCTCGTGCTGTCACACATTATCTTGGCACTGTCCTTTAGTAAGGCTAGAGATCACAAACTGTATGTGTAATTATTCTTGTCTGTTGTGGTTCAATCCCAGTAGGCAGCTGAGCATGCGGCCGCTTGCTCaccctctcccagctgggatggggaagaCAACTGGAAGGTGAAAAGTATGAAAAGTTATGGCTTGCGGTAAAGGCAGGTTAACAAGGAAAGCCAATGCTTTCCTGTTTGTGTgcacaaacaaagcaaaataaggaattaattCTCTACATCCCATCAGCAGGCAGGAATTCAGCCATTTCCATGACTTCAGCACATATAACAGTGACTTAGGAAGACAAATCCTATCACCAGTCTcccctttctccttcttccctgcagcttttactgctgagcatgatgccacagggtatggaatatcccttttgTCAGTTGGGGTCAGCCGTCCAGTTGTTTCCTCTCTAGCTTCTTGCCCACCCCCAGGCTACTTAGTGGTGAgcaggtgaggagcagaaaaagcCTTGACCTCTGTGAGCACTGCTTAGCAAGAATGAAAACATTGGTGTGCTGTTAGCACTGTGTTCATCATAAATCCAAACCAGTGTCATAATGACAGAGATGTATCACTTGTGTGTGTAGCATTCTGTATAACATCAGGGTTTTTTTACACTTTTAACAGCTCCAGTTTAATAGAAATGTTCCTGCAGTTCCGGAGAACTTGGCTGTCAGATTCTCTCACCCCCGTCCAATTATAATAGAAAAACTGAAGGCATCCAGTGATCAGAGAAATCTTGTTGGAAGTGAGGACCTCAGCCTGAGAAGCTCTGGGATGTTCTCAGTGGTATCTGAAGAGAGACTTAAATTGGCTGTTCAGCTGGCCAAAAGGGACATCAAACAAAGACGTCTCAAAGAGCAAGTAAAACAGCAGGTGTTTGGAGATGTCTTCAGCACACCGTTGCGGACTCAGAAATCACAACCGCAGAAGACTGAAGTACTTGCAAGTcgagaaaataaaaataccttgAAGTCTCAGACTCACTTGACGTGTCAACAGAGGCTCGACCAGCCTTCCCGAGGGGAATCTGCCAGCTCTGACGCGAACCTTTACCTCTGCGTAGTTAAGGAAGGGAAGCTAGTACCAGCTGTTTTGGACTCTCCTCCCACCCGTGACACAGGACCAGACCCCAAGccaaatttaaataaaaaagaacatCAAAATATGCAGGAAGTCCAGCGTCTGCAAAAAGAATTGAGGAGATATGTTCAGAAAATTGAAGATATTATTAAAAAAGGTGTAAGACTGAACAGTAATTATGTTATATAAATGTACACTGGTTTGTtgatatttttccccctttttttttcgGTTGGATTAGAATTTGTATTTATGTCTGGACATTTGAGAACCATCtatttttttgaaaagtaaataaaagaaTAGCTAGCCAGCTTAAGCAGTTGGTTCTTTTGTAATAACTAGCAGGAGGTTTAACCGTTCCTAATTTTGACTGCTTTATCTGCAACTTTGTCATAAAACTAAGGGGTCACATGATGTTTTAAATAACTAAGGAGCTATATTGTATTAGACTGTTTAGTCAAATTCTAAATAGAAACAGGATGTAGAGTTTACAATAACTAACTTGCATTACTGTTAAAGGAACCCCCACAAATATGTGGTTTGGTTCTGCATGGAAAAGGCTTATTACTAAATTATGTCTGTGGTCATGGCTTAATTGGCATTTTCACAGGTTAAATTAAGATATAAAACTTTACATTCTATGCTTTTTAGGGAGAGATAGAGAACTTCTAGATCCTGAAAAGGAGCAGCGGCTTTGCGCTAGGAGACGGCAGCAAGCTGCACGGTCAGCTCGGATGCTGTACGTGCTCCAGCAACAGGTAGGAGCCATGATTTTAAACTGGATGCATAAGAGCTTAGTTTGTTGTGATGAATTTGTCAGAAACTAACTGAAACAAGAGAAAGCCAATTGGGTTATCTCTGAAGTTCCATGGCATTCTAGTTTAGATCTGAATGGTGTGACTGATTTCCCTCATGGCTGGACAGAGAGATGAACATCACTGTTGGAAAATCTCAGATGCTACAGTGAAGATCTATTGTTCATTTATAGACAGGGAACTAATTCTGACTGACTTGCTCCTCTCTGTCTACTTTCTTGATTAACAGGTAAAAGAAATTCAGGACGATTTAGAGAAACTGAGTCCTCATACAATCAAGCATACTAAAAAGGTAAGATGTAATTATTCTTCAGGCTGTAAGTGACTTATTGACAGAGTTTTCTGGATAATTGAGTTTGATTGTCTAAGCCCTCTCCGGAATGGAGATTTCCTTTGTATCTTACATATTTCATCTCATTCTCCGAGAAGTATGGCTCACTTGGCCTGATACTGCCTTTGCTGCTTCTCTCAGGTCTCCTCTGCAGTAAATGAGAGGAAGGTGATTGGTCTTCTGCATTCAGGTGGCTTCTAATTCCTTCTTCATTCCAATTTCTTTTTGCAAGGAATTAATATGTTCTACTCTTGACTACTTTTTTTAGACTTCTGGTTGATGACACTCAGCCTTACCAGCcttctttctgattttcttctctgaCCAGCACCTTtcagagagacagctgtgatTGTGCCTACAGTCTAGCCAATGTTGCCCTGTTGTTCTCTTGTGTTTTTTCGATCGCctacattttcttctgtaacAAAACAAGGAGGATTGAGAATATTCTGTTTGTGCAATTGTTGCACATTACTCTCCAGCCAACTGTAGATGGCTACAGTTCTGTGTTGGCACAGGTAGTAGAAAACGTCATGACCTGCTATACCCAGGCTGTTTTACCTGAAGCCAGCATGACATTGACAGGAGTACTCTTGTGAGGAATCTTGAGTAAATTACTTCAAtgcctgttttgttttgtctcacAAATGGATTAATATCAATTAAAAGTATTCCAAGCCTGAGTGCTTCTGCATGACATTTCAGCAACAATTCTTCCAGTAGTATTAAGTATCCATAGAAACTATAGTTAttaaagcatttatttatttttcatttttccagtcTCAAGCAGTATCCAGGTtggcagcagcacacagaggaGCTGTACGAACCTTGCAGGCATTTGCCAATCAGTTTACAGATCAAACAGATGAGCAGATTCCTGCCCATTACAAGGAACTGGGCAGTCTCATTCGTCAACTGTCTCTCTGCTCTGCCAAACTAGAAGGGGATTCTTCCATTTCTGAAGCTATCATAGACATTTTGCTGCAAGTTGaggtaggaaaaaaacatttgtttttgCTAAGGCAGGAAAGAGGTAGTGAAATATGAGATTGTGTTAATGAAATGGCAGAATGTATTactgggtttgtttttattttttaaaggccatattttttaatgtaaaaatgtaCTTCTAATGTACTTCTAAGTAATGGTGGTCTAAAAGAGACGTGCATACTAAACACTGAAGCTACCTACTGCTGGTCTTGTTGATGCTGTTCCTAGCTTTCGTGGCTGTCCTGGTAGAATGAAGACTGGTAGTGGTAGTCGTAACAAAGCATCAGTTTCTAATTCATTAGTCATTTTCAGGACAGAGATAATTCATTTTATACTTAGGTGTGCATTATGTGTTTTATTACTCTGGATGCATGCTTCAGTCATCAGCATCAGTGGTGAGCACCTGAGCATCTCATATGGTGATGCATGCAGAGTTGTCCAGGCAGAAGATAAAGTTGTGGGTACAGGAGTTACTTGGCTCTGTACccttcaaatatattttttgctgATATCTGATGACTTGTACATGTCATTGGTATCATAGAAAAGGTCTGATTCATGTTGCCTGCtgcacaaatgaaaaaaaaaagcaatactTTCCTTAAAATACTGTTAAAACTGTAAGagctatatttttaattttagtttcaTGACCTCCTTATGAGAACAGTAAGAGTGCTAACtgcctggaaatggaaaaggaggTAGTTGTTTAAGTTTGGACATAGCATTGGAAGAAGTGTCTGTGTTACCATAGTCATGTGATGGTGAAGTTTTTGTTGGTCTGTAGCCCTTGTGTTCAATTCTTTTTGGGCATTCTGTAAGCAAGTGGTTTGCTGGAGCCAGTTGTAAATACAAGAAATGTAACCTTTTCATCAAGATTGAAGTTAATAATGTGAAAAAGCTTCTATATGAACAAGGTATCAGTCTGAAAAAACCTGAATGTTATcgtctgaaaaaaaaaccaaaacaaaactagACCAAAAAAGCTCCTACTGCTTAGAATGTTTTGAATTTGCTTTTCATTACATCAGATTTACTGAGAGAGTAATTAAAACTCTAAATATTTGGTGCAGGATCTGAATTCACTGCTGGAAAACAAGCAAACACCAAAAACAGTGAAGAAATGCATTtcagcttctcaggccaaatcTCCAAGGAACACTGAGACATTCCCAGGCAGAAAGCACATTCTGTCTccaaaaggagaaaacaaaccTCTCACCTTAAAGGGACAGCATGGACAAGAGTCTAAAAAAACTCCATGTGCCAGGAGTCTTTTGACTGGTTTGTATTTTGAATtactaaatacatttttatcaCTTAACTTGTCATCTGCAGTTCAGGTTTTTATTGTGGTATTGTTGGTCAGAAGTTGGTTAGATGTTAGCAAATCAGTCTAACAAAAACCAGGCTGTGGTTGTTTAACTGTTCATACTGAAAAGTTATTCTGTGTCTTTGGCTCAGAATTCCCTTGGCTGGTACAATTTCTCTACTTCTGGGAGCAGTAGCTGTTTTATCCTGGCCAGTTCATTACTGTTAATATGTTTTGCACAACAGTCACACATTTGTACCTAGAGACACATGAACTGATGGTTAAGCTTGGGGGTTTTCACCACTGTTTTGCAGTGCAGCTGTTTGGAATTGGCTTTCTATATCATTCTTTTGCTTTGGATATGAAAGGAAAGGAACTTTATTCTTTCTCACGGTGTTGTGAGATAAATATACCTGAAGTGTTTTGGCACCTCATGAAAGCCGCTGTAAGTTCTTACTTACATTGTTATATAAACTATATtaactgtttttcttctttgtggTGACATTCTCATACCTCAGGCTGGTTGGTACTGTAATACTAAGTATTCCCTATTGCCCCCAGGTAGCAAGAATTCCATGTGCCAAATTCTGGCAGTCCAGGGAGACAGTATATAAACATCTAATGGTTTCCATGTGTCTTGCTGCCTAAAAGAGGATGCTTTGTTATCACTGCCTAGACCTCATATAGCAATTGCTCCCAAAAGGCTTTCCCATGACttgcatatatatgtatattttcaaatatctcTGTACATATAAATATGTGTATGTATACAAACACCAAACCTTCCTGTTCATCAAAACAATGTAAGAAAGACAATTTCTTTAATACTTGTCAGGAAATACAAGGCtagattttttcattttgtctttcatttttttaaattatgataGCGCTTAGGAGTTCATGATAAGGCATACCTAGCATAACAGAGATATCAAATgtagaaaaaaagacaattctTGCCCCTTTCAATTTACAGTTAACAGTTCATATGTTAATTTTAGTGTAGATAAACACTGACATGTTGCAAATATTTCAGCAGTTCAACAGGCAAACAGTTGTGCTCATGTATTACAAAATAAATACCAAGAAGAAAATGGCCCACCTACTTCAGAGAGAAATGCCACTTTGCAAGGAAGCACAGATGTACTGGTGAGAGCTAGAGCTGTAAAAAAAGAGTCTGTCATTGAAAGTGGTGCTTTGAAGAAGAAAGTTGTGTTGTTGCCTGCAAAACCACAGGTATGGAAGTGATAAATCATTTATGCTGTCTTCTACCCGTTTTCTGGGATTTGTTGTATAATATAAGTCACTGTCAAAGCTTCACACTTCCTCACAATATTGCTATTCTGAGCTAGGAGACATAGAGGGATAAACTATGTCATCTGCCTGATATTTCTAGTGGTTATGGCTATTTTAGCAAATG is part of the Anomalospiza imberbis isolate Cuckoo-Finch-1a 21T00152 chromosome 20, ASM3175350v1, whole genome shotgun sequence genome and harbors:
- the KIAA0753 gene encoding protein moonraker isoform X2, which codes for MVPSKTAVARDAFDFTTQRNRNEAKALQTQLQFNRNVPAVPENLAVRFSHPRPIIIEKLKASSDQRNLVGSEDLSLRSSGMFSVVSEERLKLAVQLAKRDIKQRRLKEQVKQQVFGDVFSTPLRTQKSQPQKTEVLASRENKNTLKSQTHLTCQQRLDQPSRGESASSDANLYLCVVKEGKLVPAVLDSPPTRDTGPDPKPNLNKKEHQNMQEVQRLQKELRRYVQKIEDIIKKGRDRELLDPEKEQRLCARRRQQAARSARMLYVLQQQVKEIQDDLEKLSPHTIKHTKKSQAVSRLAAAHRGAVRTLQAFANQFTDQTDEQIPAHYKELGSLIRQLSLCSAKLEGDSSISEAIIDILLQVEDLNSLLENKQTPKTVKKCISASQAKSPRNTETFPGRKHILSPKGENKPLTLKGQHGQESKKTPCARSLLTVQQANSCAHVLQNKYQEENGPPTSERNATLQGSTDVLVRARAVKKESVIESGALKKKVVLLPAKPQGMLKSSKSRRAHPPGKHARFQEPTIAFQLKESKRPAKESKMPGLPSKPPPRSFSPKQLASLEAKNSRGVKVLTDLCRGKIEKIQKLRSQTVSPGQCADKAGKEIREWSEPPLDRTQVATNADILSEKLLDDLLEDTAQELWSMDQHERHQAEALPVPDTRSLESMLQRMEEIEMYREAVRRRVTQIVYSDCQFWAQEDKMELQMASTANKPTSLHPVQITKLIRHGELETDIVFEKPFDSTDIDENKEAGEELQTGNDIPQPSPLNSLQKAYSVSLSVPSNVLQSILDYNSRYKHHLKLISHEVVGSFDPWQIAESLAEQLTEEALCDVAAELQDVCEDYAEAVFTSEFLQPVQ
- the KIAA0753 gene encoding protein moonraker isoform X1; protein product: MVPSKTAVARDAFDFTTQRNRNEAKALQTQLQFNRNVPAVPENLAVRFSHPRPIIIEKLKASSDQRNLVGSEDLSLRSSGMFSVVSEERLKLAVQLAKRDIKQRRLKEQVKQQVFGDVFSTPLRTQKSQPQKTEVLASRENKNTLKSQTHLTCQQRLDQPSRGESASSDANLYLCVVKEGKLVPAVLDSPPTRDTGPDPKPNLNKKEHQNMQEVQRLQKELRRYVQKIEDIIKKGRDRELLDPEKEQRLCARRRQQAARSARMLYVLQQQVKEIQDDLEKLSPHTIKHTKKSQAVSRLAAAHRGAVRTLQAFANQFTDQTDEQIPAHYKELGSLIRQLSLCSAKLEGDSSISEAIIDILLQVEDLNSLLENKQTPKTVKKCISASQAKSPRNTETFPGRKHILSPKGENKPLTLKGQHGQESKKTPCARSLLTAVQQANSCAHVLQNKYQEENGPPTSERNATLQGSTDVLVRARAVKKESVIESGALKKKVVLLPAKPQGMLKSSKSRRAHPPGKHARFQEPTIAFQLKESKRPAKESKMPGLPSKPPPRSFSPKQLASLEAKNSRGVKVLTDLCRGKIEKIQKLRSQTVSPGQCADKAGKEIREWSEPPLDRTQVATNADILSEKLLDDLLEDTAQELWSMDQHERHQAEALPVPDTRSLESMLQRMEEIEMYREAVRRRVTQIVYSDCQFWAQEDKMELQMASTANKPTSLHPVQITKLIRHGELETDIVFEKPFDSTDIDENKEAGEELQTGNDIPQPSPLNSLQKAYSVSLSVPSNVLQSILDYNSRYKHHLKLISHEVVGSFDPWQIAESLAEQLTEEALCDVAAELQDVCEDYAEAVFTSEFLQPVQ